Genomic DNA from Paracoccus aminophilus JCM 7686:
TCCGGCGCGGACAGCGCGGCGGGCCGACCCTGCGGCTCTATCCGCTGATGGTCGACAATGCGCAGACGAACTTCCAGAACCGCCCCGTCACGCCAGAGGAGTTCCCGGCAGCGGCACAGGTGATCACCGCGGGCTGGCCCGGTCGTCCGCGCCGTCTGCGCAATGCTGATGCGCCTTATCTTGAGATGAAACTGCCGCTGCGTGAGGGGGCACAGCCCGCCGCCGCGACGGCTTCTGCGCGGGCGCGTCCGACGAAACGCAAGACGGCAACCTCGGTCGCGCCCCGGCCGAATGGCGGTGAGCAGCCCCATCTGTAACGGGGAAGCGCAACGCCGGGTCACCGCAACAAGACCAACCGCGCCGCCCTGTCAAAGGGGCGGCGTCGGCATCTCGAAGGGTTCGAGATATCGGCGCGAGCTCTTTGGAATGAAACGGTTTTCAGAAATGGAAACGCGACCACAGGGTCGGGTGTTTCGGGTTCAAATCTGAAGGGGGGGGAGATGGTGCCCGGAGACGGATTTGAACCGCCGACACGCGGATTTTCAATCCGCTGCTCTACCAACTGAGCTATCCGGGCCAGCAGTCTCTGCTGTCGTGAGGCGGTTACTAAGGCAGGTTCGTGACGCTGTCCAGACCCGAAAAGAAGAAAAATCACTCCTCGCTGTCGAAATCTGAAACCGGCTCTGCCGGGATGCGATAGTCGCCGCGCAACCAGCGCGCCAGATCGACATCTGCACAGCGTTTCGAACAGAAAGGCGTATATTCCTCGACGGCAGGTTTGCCGCAGATCGGGCAGGCGGCGCTGCTCACGCAGCACCCCCGGCCAGCCGCGACAGCAGCACGCGGTCGCGTTTGCGGTTGATCTCGAAAAGACCCATCGCGGTCCAACCGATCAGCACGGTTTCCGAAGATTCCGATTTGAAGGCCGCGCGCAACACCTGTTCCAGCGTGCCGCGATCACGTTTCGGGATCGGCGCAAAATCGATCACGATCTGGCCGCCGATGCCGCGCAAGCGCAGCTGACGCGGCAGATCGCGCGCCAGCGCGATATTGGCCTTGAGCCCGGCGGCGGGCGAGGTGTCCGCGCCGGTGTTCACATCGACCGCGCTCAGCGCGCGCAGGGATTCAACCGAAGCCCAGGCGCCATTGCCCAGATCGACCCGCGGCGAGAGGAGCGCGAGCACGGCATCCTCGGCCCCGGTATCGGCAAAAGCCTCTTCGCCTTCCTCGATCGCATCGGGCTCGGGGAAACCCCAATCGCGCCAGGCGGATTCGGCAGGCGTCGGCGCATCCAGCAGCAGCTCGGGCGCGCCGCTCAGATCTTCGCCAATCTCGCGCGCCAAGGCTGCAAGCTGGGCAATCTCGTCGCGGATGTCCTCGTCATCGGCCAGCACTGCGGCGCTGCGGATGATCAGCCCCGGCGCATCTTCCGCCGGGCCAAGCACCTCGGCGGCGATCGCGGTCAGGCCCTCACGCTCATCACTGTCGCGGATCTGGCGCGAGACATTCACGCCGGGCGCGCCGGGGGTGACGATGACATGACGCCCGCGCAACAGCAGCCGGCTCGACACCGGGATGGCCTTGCCCTCTTCGGCGACGCCAGTGATCTGGACGATCAGGTTCTGTCCTTCGCCCAGACCATTGCGGTCGCGCAGATAGCCGCGCGCGCCGTCGGGCAGGCGCAGGAAAACCCCGCCCTGCCCCTTGACCAGCCGATCGACCTTGGCGCGGCAAATCGCGCCGGGGGCAAGAGGGGTGATGTCGCTGGGATCGATCAGCAGATCCTCAAGCTGACCGTCGTGCATAAGCGCCGCGGCCTCTTGCCCGAGGACGCGGCCGATGATGACCTGACGGCCTTTCATGGATGATCTCCGTAAATTCCAATGCTGGCGAGCAGCGTCGCCGTCTCGGCGAGCGGCAGGCCGACAACGGCTGTGAATGAGCC
This window encodes:
- a CDS encoding DNA gyrase inhibitor YacG, encoding MSSAACPICGKPAVEEYTPFCSKRCADVDLARWLRGDYRIPAEPVSDFDSEE
- a CDS encoding ribonuclease E/G; this encodes MKGRQVIIGRVLGQEAAALMHDGQLEDLLIDPSDITPLAPGAICRAKVDRLVKGQGGVFLRLPDGARGYLRDRNGLGEGQNLIVQITGVAEEGKAIPVSSRLLLRGRHVIVTPGAPGVNVSRQIRDSDEREGLTAIAAEVLGPAEDAPGLIIRSAAVLADDEDIRDEIAQLAALAREIGEDLSGAPELLLDAPTPAESAWRDWGFPEPDAIEEGEEAFADTGAEDAVLALLSPRVDLGNGAWASVESLRALSAVDVNTGADTSPAAGLKANIALARDLPRQLRLRGIGGQIVIDFAPIPKRDRGTLEQVLRAAFKSESSETVLIGWTAMGLFEINRKRDRVLLSRLAGGAA